A genomic region of Magnetococcus sp. PR-3 contains the following coding sequences:
- a CDS encoding ATP-binding protein → MTIRRALHLSFTLLLVTVLVVTGLSYQMYQKWSQEMGRLTSHALHIHEEISEIRNLVNSTENLAMQSMLLNNELLLLDAARDANQVNRLLIYMDTNLDKGLPKVTESLALRKDLRQTWSAIRTQYRSFLVKVLSISAAYVEGVEKDPSKISELQVVVSNYNRHLDILSGQIKALASMEMRRLTMLSENLSQTLILLAAILIATVLITLAIMEFKLNRPLSRLTHFFQNLLTSPNPWGRELPTEGYSEISILSRGINETLAKLEKTTVSRDELRREIEERRLVEQALQQANEEAEQKAEESRVLSKILIIALGQSDHSSFLETSLAQLFGYLRWLKEEPRGSVFLTEEKEGTTTLKMAASWRLDPYIVAHCQQLDLGQCLCGQAALQESPIYSSGIDHNHTIYYEGMADHGHLILPILLNQKLRGLLNLYLPQGFKPTKEERLFLDQVIRVLSMGIALRDRQQELSQARTKAEIANHSKSEFLANMSHEIRTPMNVIIGMGELLLEDEEDPKRKRYLQVAQSAGEGLLSLINDVLDLSKIEAGEMHIRKCAGYPEKILHEIEHIFMTACQEKGISLILKHGDTVPSCIWCDPDRLRQVLINLVGNALKFTDKGRIVIQSTLSGKESIRFSVHDSGIGIPQEKIAAIFQPFTQADSSITRKFGGTGLGLSISQHIIEKMHGKIWVESQEGEGSHFHFEIPLEVAKEKHNLTQQQSTQPAVDVNLSKKLKILFVEDAQDNITLIKAYLKQTPHAISVALDGIDAVNQVRENPFDLIFMDIQMPNMDGLTATREIRDWEREQGREATPIFALSAHAFTEAIEHSLDAGCNGHITKPIKKQEILAFLNTFIRDNISST, encoded by the coding sequence ATGACCATACGCCGAGCTTTACACCTTAGCTTTACCCTGTTGCTGGTGACGGTACTGGTTGTGACTGGCCTTAGCTATCAGATGTATCAAAAATGGTCTCAAGAAATGGGGCGTTTGACCAGTCATGCATTACATATCCATGAAGAGATAAGCGAAATACGAAATTTGGTTAATAGCACCGAGAACCTTGCGATGCAAAGCATGCTTCTTAATAACGAGCTCCTACTGCTGGATGCAGCGAGAGATGCGAACCAAGTAAACCGTTTATTAATTTATATGGATACCAACCTCGACAAGGGGCTGCCCAAGGTTACAGAAAGCTTGGCTTTACGTAAGGATTTACGCCAAACATGGTCTGCCATACGTACTCAATATCGAAGTTTTTTGGTTAAAGTTCTGTCAATTTCTGCAGCTTACGTTGAAGGTGTCGAAAAGGACCCTTCCAAAATTTCAGAACTACAAGTTGTTGTGAGTAATTATAACCGTCATCTGGATATACTCTCGGGCCAAATTAAAGCCTTGGCTTCAATGGAGATGCGTCGTTTGACGATGCTATCTGAAAATTTATCTCAAACGTTGATTCTATTAGCTGCGATTCTCATTGCCACAGTGCTTATTACTTTGGCGATTATGGAATTTAAACTTAATCGACCCCTCTCCAGACTAACCCATTTTTTTCAGAACTTACTGACATCCCCTAACCCTTGGGGGCGCGAACTACCCACGGAAGGTTATTCTGAGATTTCTATCCTGAGCCGTGGAATTAACGAAACATTGGCCAAACTTGAAAAAACAACGGTTTCACGAGATGAGCTCCGACGGGAGATCGAAGAAAGAAGGCTCGTTGAACAAGCTTTGCAACAGGCCAATGAAGAAGCAGAACAAAAAGCTGAAGAGTCTCGCGTACTTAGCAAAATCCTTATTATCGCTTTGGGACAAAGTGACCACAGTTCATTTTTAGAAACCAGTTTGGCTCAACTGTTTGGCTATTTAAGGTGGCTAAAAGAAGAACCCCGTGGCTCTGTTTTTTTAACAGAGGAGAAAGAGGGTACCACAACATTAAAAATGGCAGCATCCTGGAGATTAGACCCCTATATCGTGGCACACTGCCAACAACTCGATTTAGGCCAATGCCTCTGTGGTCAAGCCGCCTTACAAGAGAGCCCCATTTACAGTAGTGGTATCGACCACAACCACACCATCTACTATGAAGGCATGGCAGACCACGGCCATTTAATATTACCCATTTTGTTAAATCAAAAGCTTAGAGGCTTGCTTAATCTTTATTTGCCTCAAGGCTTTAAACCAACCAAAGAAGAGCGACTATTTTTAGATCAAGTGATTCGTGTTCTGAGTATGGGTATAGCCTTACGTGACCGGCAACAGGAACTTTCCCAAGCCCGAACAAAAGCTGAGATTGCCAACCATTCAAAAAGCGAATTTTTGGCCAATATGAGCCATGAGATACGCACCCCAATGAATGTGATCATTGGTATGGGTGAGCTGCTACTTGAAGATGAAGAAGATCCTAAGCGCAAACGTTATCTACAGGTGGCTCAAAGCGCGGGGGAAGGGCTACTCTCTCTGATTAATGATGTCCTGGATCTGAGCAAAATTGAAGCGGGAGAGATGCACATTCGTAAATGTGCGGGCTACCCGGAGAAAATACTCCATGAAATTGAGCATATTTTTATGACCGCATGCCAAGAAAAAGGAATTTCCCTTATTCTCAAGCATGGCGATACAGTGCCCAGCTGCATTTGGTGTGATCCAGACCGTTTACGACAGGTGCTTATTAACCTTGTGGGGAATGCCTTAAAATTTACGGACAAAGGTCGGATTGTTATTCAATCAACCCTTTCAGGAAAAGAGAGCATTCGCTTTTCAGTACACGATTCAGGCATTGGCATACCTCAGGAGAAAATTGCGGCTATTTTTCAACCTTTCACCCAAGCAGACTCCAGCATTACGCGTAAATTTGGTGGGACAGGCTTAGGGCTTTCCATCAGTCAGCATATCATTGAAAAAATGCATGGAAAAATATGGGTGGAAAGTCAAGAAGGGGAAGGCAGCCATTTTCATTTTGAAATCCCCTTAGAAGTAGCGAAAGAAAAACATAACCTTACCCAACAACAGAGCACCCAACCAGCCGTAGACGTAAACCTGTCTAAAAAGCTTAAAATTTTATTTGTAGAAGATGCGCAAGATAACATTACCTTGATTAAGGCCTACTTAAAACAAACCCCTCATGCTATCAGCGTCGCCTTAGATGGTATTGATGCGGTTAACCAAGTGCGTGAAAACCCCTTTGATCTCATCTTTATGGACATTCAAATGCCAAATATGGATGGGCTAACTGCAACCCGTGAAATTCGTGATTGGGAGCGTGAACAGGGCAGAGAAGCCACCCCTATTTTTGCCCTCTCAGCACATGCTTTTACAGAAGCGATTGAGCACAGTCTTGATGCAGGGTGTAATGGCCATATCACCAAACCTATTAAAAAACAGGAAATTCTAGCCTTTCTTAACACCTTTATCCGTGACAACATCTCCTCTACATAA
- a CDS encoding thiosulfate oxidation carrier protein SoxY has protein sequence MGTEEGKMGVSRRGFFRTAGAVGLGAAAVSAMPSASWAAGDVMASIKEHMGSSDVMEGKVTLGSPDTAENGSLVRVPIKVDHAMEPGNYIETVGIFVDNNPAPFIGTFDFKPEVGLVEFEIRIKMAKTSPLRVIAKSNTGKLYAAVKKINVAEGGCAG, from the coding sequence ATGGGAACCGAGGAGGGAAAAATGGGCGTAAGCCGTCGTGGTTTCTTCCGTACCGCAGGTGCTGTTGGCCTGGGTGCTGCTGCTGTTTCTGCCATGCCTAGCGCCTCTTGGGCTGCTGGTGATGTCATGGCCTCCATTAAGGAGCACATGGGCAGCAGTGATGTGATGGAAGGTAAAGTTACTTTGGGTTCGCCCGATACTGCTGAAAACGGATCCCTGGTTCGTGTGCCGATTAAAGTTGATCATGCTATGGAGCCTGGCAACTACATTGAGACCGTGGGTATTTTTGTTGATAACAACCCTGCCCCTTTCATTGGTACCTTTGACTTCAAACCAGAAGTTGGTCTGGTCGAGTTTGAAATCCGCATTAAAATGGCGAAGACATCACCTTTGCGGGTTATTGCCAAGTCCAACACCGGCAAGCTGTATGCCGCTGTTAAGAAGATCAACGTGGCTGAAGGCGGTTGCGCAGGTTAA
- a CDS encoding NAD(P)/FAD-dependent oxidoreductase → MSKLTRRHFIKATGATAAVGAAGVAAPAIAGHHGKHVIVVGGGYGGAVAAKYIRMADPMVKVTLIEQNKYYYSCPLSNPVIAGMRDLEVQKWGYEGLKKHGVNVVIDMVTGIDAGSKTVSTKGGKFKYDKLVLSPGVDFKYDAIEGLTKEVSETMMPHAWKAGPQTTLLRDKLHAMKDGEPFILVPPTNPFRCPPGPYERASLVAHYLRKNKPNSKVLILDPKDKFSKFGLFRGGWKELGYEPKYIEWVPGGEGGKVTKVDPKTGTVFTDMDEFQSSCVNIIPPMKAGAIAAKSGLTDKSGWCPVDLKTFESKIAKDVYVIGDSSIASGLPKSGYAANSEAKVAAAAILAAFQGKPAPMPSYVNTCYSLLSPEYGISVAVVKAYKDGKIIGKSKGLSPGKASKAFRKQEAYYAESWYQSIMRDTFG, encoded by the coding sequence ATGTCCAAGCTGACACGTCGTCATTTTATTAAAGCAACTGGTGCGACTGCCGCCGTCGGTGCTGCGGGTGTAGCTGCTCCTGCCATTGCTGGTCACCATGGTAAACATGTGATCGTTGTAGGTGGTGGTTATGGTGGTGCTGTTGCCGCCAAATACATCCGTATGGCCGATCCTATGGTCAAAGTGACCTTGATCGAGCAGAACAAGTACTACTACTCCTGCCCTCTGTCCAACCCTGTGATCGCTGGTATGCGTGATCTGGAAGTTCAGAAATGGGGTTATGAAGGTCTGAAAAAGCATGGCGTAAATGTTGTGATCGATATGGTCACCGGCATTGATGCTGGCTCTAAGACCGTTTCCACCAAAGGTGGAAAGTTCAAGTACGACAAGTTGGTCCTGTCCCCCGGTGTTGATTTCAAATATGACGCCATTGAGGGTCTGACCAAAGAAGTTTCCGAGACCATGATGCCTCACGCATGGAAAGCTGGTCCTCAGACCACTTTGCTGCGTGATAAGTTGCACGCTATGAAAGATGGCGAGCCCTTCATCCTGGTTCCCCCAACCAACCCTTTCCGCTGCCCTCCTGGGCCATATGAGCGTGCTTCTTTGGTTGCTCATTACCTGCGGAAGAACAAGCCTAACTCAAAAGTTCTTATCCTTGATCCTAAAGATAAGTTCTCTAAGTTCGGCCTGTTCCGTGGTGGCTGGAAAGAACTCGGTTACGAGCCCAAGTACATTGAGTGGGTACCCGGTGGTGAGGGTGGTAAGGTAACCAAGGTAGATCCCAAGACTGGGACTGTCTTCACCGATATGGATGAGTTCCAAAGCTCTTGCGTGAACATCATTCCTCCCATGAAAGCCGGCGCCATTGCAGCTAAATCTGGTCTGACTGACAAGTCTGGCTGGTGCCCTGTTGATCTGAAGACTTTCGAGTCTAAGATTGCCAAGGACGTCTATGTCATTGGTGACTCCAGCATCGCTTCCGGTCTGCCTAAGTCCGGTTACGCTGCGAACTCCGAGGCTAAAGTTGCTGCTGCGGCTATTCTTGCTGCATTCCAGGGCAAGCCTGCACCCATGCCTTCTTATGTTAACACCTGCTACAGCCTGCTCTCTCCTGAGTACGGCATCTCTGTGGCTGTTGTTAAAGCTTATAAGGATGGCAAGATCATTGGTAAATCCAAGGGTCTCTCCCCCGGTAAAGCCTCTAAGGCTTTCCGTAAGCAAGAAGCTTACTATGCTGAGTCATGGTATCAGAGCATTATGCGCGATACCTTCGGCTAA
- the rlmN gene encoding 23S rRNA (adenine(2503)-C(2))-methyltransferase RlmN, with protein MPTPSIDLTGLTRENLTQLIVEQWGEKPFRVKQLWSWLYVKLAEEIDQMSDLSKDFRAKLSEVASPLRPAVSQHQVSEDGTEKWLLRMADGQQIETVYIPEDGRGTLCISSQVGCTLSCPFCHTGAQGFARNLTTSEIVQQVLFARTELNKREKRVTNIVLMGMGEPLYNYSAVHDAVLILLEDSGLGFGTRKVTLSTAGLLPKMEQAGYELGVNLAVSLHAVRDELRDELVPLNKKYNLQALRESTLRYPLKSGRRVTWEYVMLAGVNDSDEDARLMATFLKDIPSKINLIPFNPWPNVPYQPSAMPRIRAFQKILCDAGYVTVVRDRRGEDIDAACGQLKGAVIGTRERAPKDV; from the coding sequence ATGCCTACCCCCTCTATAGATTTAACGGGATTAACACGTGAGAACCTAACCCAGTTAATTGTTGAGCAGTGGGGGGAAAAGCCTTTTCGTGTCAAACAGCTCTGGTCTTGGCTCTATGTAAAATTAGCTGAAGAGATTGACCAGATGAGCGACCTCTCTAAAGACTTTAGAGCCAAGCTATCTGAAGTTGCCAGCCCTCTGCGCCCAGCTGTCTCTCAACATCAGGTGAGTGAGGATGGAACAGAAAAGTGGCTGTTACGCATGGCAGATGGGCAACAGATTGAAACTGTATATATTCCAGAAGATGGACGTGGGACTTTATGTATCTCTTCTCAGGTCGGCTGCACCCTTAGCTGCCCTTTTTGTCACACCGGCGCCCAGGGTTTTGCTCGAAACCTGACGACATCTGAAATTGTTCAACAGGTTCTTTTTGCCCGTACTGAATTAAACAAACGTGAAAAACGGGTCACCAACATTGTTTTAATGGGCATGGGTGAACCCTTATACAACTACAGTGCAGTGCACGATGCTGTTTTAATTCTTCTTGAAGATTCAGGGTTAGGATTTGGCACGCGCAAAGTGACACTAAGCACCGCAGGCTTACTTCCGAAGATGGAACAGGCCGGTTATGAATTGGGCGTTAACCTTGCTGTATCCCTGCATGCTGTGCGGGATGAGCTTCGTGATGAACTGGTCCCTTTAAATAAAAAGTACAACCTGCAAGCGTTACGTGAATCCACATTACGCTACCCATTAAAATCCGGACGCCGTGTCACGTGGGAGTATGTTATGCTTGCAGGGGTTAATGACTCCGATGAAGACGCCCGCCTTATGGCCACGTTTCTGAAGGACATTCCTTCTAAGATCAATTTGATTCCATTCAACCCATGGCCCAACGTACCCTATCAGCCTAGCGCCATGCCACGTATACGGGCTTTCCAGAAAATTTTGTGCGACGCAGGTTACGTGACCGTAGTTCGGGACCGACGCGGAGAAGATATTGATGCCGCGTGTGGTCAGCTAAAAGGTGCCGTAATCGGCACCCGTGAAAGAGCACCTAAAGACGTCTAA
- a CDS encoding c-type cytochrome, producing the protein MQHNKIKTLLLAAAMVTGGMMMSADARADMIPASALADTCAGCHGTNGVAVGPAMPTIAGQPAAHLVQMMQEYKSGERPATIMDRIAKGYSNEEIMAIAKYLSAKKWANNIDNPMLSMKTGTPYTKVDDALAAKGAKLHKSFKCGKCHEDNGRSTEDDMPRVAGQWQDYLLIKMQDYKNSDIKVPQPKKMKKRMKKASLEELEAIAHFYASQK; encoded by the coding sequence ATGCAACATAACAAGATCAAGACACTGCTCTTGGCGGCAGCCATGGTAACAGGTGGGATGATGATGAGCGCGGATGCTCGCGCTGATATGATTCCTGCTTCTGCTCTGGCTGATACCTGCGCTGGTTGTCATGGTACCAACGGTGTTGCCGTTGGTCCTGCTATGCCTACCATTGCTGGTCAGCCCGCTGCTCATTTAGTTCAAATGATGCAAGAGTACAAATCCGGTGAGCGCCCTGCGACCATTATGGATCGTATCGCTAAGGGTTACAGCAATGAAGAGATCATGGCCATTGCTAAATACCTAAGCGCTAAAAAATGGGCCAACAACATCGACAACCCCATGCTCAGCATGAAAACCGGCACCCCCTACACCAAGGTGGATGACGCGCTGGCAGCTAAGGGTGCGAAGTTGCACAAGTCCTTCAAATGCGGCAAGTGCCATGAAGACAACGGTCGTAGCACCGAAGACGACATGCCTCGCGTGGCGGGTCAATGGCAGGATTACCTGCTGATCAAAATGCAGGATTACAAAAATTCTGACATTAAGGTTCCTCAGCCCAAGAAGATGAAGAAGCGTATGAAAAAAGCTTCTCTGGAAGAGCTCGAGGCCATTGCCCATTTCTACGCAAGCCAGAAATAA
- a CDS encoding DUF302 domain-containing protein produces MGFLRNLLALIGAVAVAGGLYGYAKIAPDLAEFDPGYQQMYMKFASDLLESKDPGVAMMWMVEVEEDITVEDVKESLKSLAAARNFLFVGEAPFYKQVQAVTGKPYRHVSFMSFCDARVGKMMADYRDEYTGFMPCRISVVEGKDGKIRLYSMNLDMMIYGGRELPAELKKEAMRVSGVLQEIMQGAAQGEF; encoded by the coding sequence ATGGGATTCTTGCGTAACCTGTTGGCTCTCATTGGAGCCGTCGCCGTAGCGGGTGGTCTCTACGGCTACGCCAAAATTGCACCTGATCTGGCCGAGTTTGATCCCGGCTATCAGCAAATGTACATGAAGTTTGCTTCTGACCTTCTTGAGTCCAAAGATCCTGGCGTTGCCATGATGTGGATGGTGGAAGTGGAAGAGGACATCACGGTTGAAGATGTAAAAGAATCGTTGAAAAGCTTAGCTGCGGCACGCAACTTCTTGTTTGTTGGGGAAGCACCCTTCTACAAACAGGTTCAAGCGGTCACAGGTAAACCTTACCGTCACGTTTCATTCATGTCATTTTGTGACGCACGTGTAGGTAAGATGATGGCAGATTACCGGGATGAATATACCGGTTTTATGCCTTGCCGGATTTCTGTAGTTGAAGGTAAGGACGGTAAGATCCGCCTTTACTCCATGAATCTGGACATGATGATCTATGGTGGACGTGAGCTACCCGCAGAGCTGAAAAAAGAAGCTATGCGTGTGAGCGGCGTACTTCAGGAGATCATGCAAGGGGCGGCACAAGGGGAGTTTTAA
- the ndk gene encoding nucleoside-diphosphate kinase, whose amino-acid sequence MAIERTFSIIKPDAVAKNVIGEIQSRFEKAGLRIVAAKMIRMTPAVAGKFYEVHKERPFYNDLCAYMSSGPVVVQVLEGEGAILKNREVMGATNPKEAAAGTIRADFAESIDANAVHGSDAPETAAQEMAYFFSGTELCDR is encoded by the coding sequence ATGGCCATTGAACGTACTTTTTCCATCATCAAGCCCGACGCTGTTGCTAAAAATGTAATTGGTGAGATCCAATCCCGTTTTGAAAAAGCTGGCTTGCGTATTGTTGCGGCTAAGATGATCCGTATGACCCCTGCTGTTGCTGGCAAGTTTTATGAAGTACACAAAGAGCGCCCCTTCTATAATGATCTTTGTGCATACATGAGCTCAGGCCCAGTGGTTGTACAGGTACTTGAAGGTGAAGGTGCGATTCTTAAGAACCGCGAAGTCATGGGTGCAACCAACCCTAAAGAAGCTGCTGCCGGAACCATTCGTGCTGATTTTGCTGAAAGCATTGATGCCAATGCCGTGCATGGTTCTGATGCCCCCGAGACAGCTGCGCAGGAAATGGCATACTTCTTCAGTGGCACCGAGTTGTGTGACCGCTAA
- a CDS encoding phosphate ABC transporter substrate-binding protein has protein sequence MDLRWLRIICCLSTFCVCTAAFSQSLPLRISGSSTILPVVKAAARQFSEEYSMNIHVYGGGSSIGVQQTLNRHVDIGMVSRSLTDKERQAGLQTLTIGHDAIVVIINKFQEINELSKEQIKRIFEGDIQNWQEVGGKAGTIQRIAKRTGRSTRKLFDSFMGLQKLSSDTYQVGSNTEGLVLVGTDPYAIGYVSIGSAIIAMDRGLNIRMLTIDNHVPSVNNLQNGAYPYSRKLNLITLGEPSKKAQSFLNYMQTPERRKLVLEHAFLTSAPEESPAKGSFP, from the coding sequence ATGGATCTCAGATGGCTACGCATCATATGCTGTCTCAGCACGTTCTGCGTGTGTACAGCAGCTTTTTCACAATCCTTACCCCTGCGTATTTCAGGGTCTAGCACTATTTTGCCCGTTGTAAAAGCCGCAGCACGCCAGTTCTCTGAAGAATACAGTATGAATATTCATGTCTATGGAGGAGGCTCCTCTATTGGCGTACAGCAGACCCTAAACCGTCATGTAGATATTGGCATGGTTTCACGATCTCTGACCGACAAAGAACGTCAGGCTGGGCTACAGACATTGACCATTGGACATGATGCCATTGTTGTCATTATTAATAAATTTCAAGAGATCAATGAACTCTCTAAAGAGCAAATTAAGCGTATTTTTGAAGGAGACATTCAAAACTGGCAGGAGGTCGGCGGAAAAGCAGGAACGATTCAAAGAATTGCCAAACGTACTGGGCGCTCCACACGTAAATTATTCGATTCGTTTATGGGGTTGCAAAAACTCTCTTCAGATACCTACCAGGTCGGCTCCAATACGGAAGGGCTCGTACTTGTTGGTACAGACCCTTATGCCATTGGCTATGTATCCATAGGTTCAGCAATTATTGCCATGGATAGAGGGCTTAACATACGCATGCTTACCATTGATAACCACGTACCCTCTGTTAATAACCTTCAAAATGGCGCCTACCCTTACAGCCGCAAATTAAATTTAATTACACTGGGCGAACCCTCAAAAAAAGCTCAAAGCTTTTTAAATTATATGCAAACACCAGAGCGGCGAAAATTGGTTCTTGAACATGCCTTTCTAACCTCAGCGCCCGAAGAGTCCCCCGCGAAGGGGTCATTCCCATGA
- a CDS encoding TolC family protein, producing MLFKRFVKHAVVVGVASASMVGVAQANDLPELLRGLIQTNAEVKAAAANRDGAQSDLRSSKGDWFPTVTLNGKMGHEGTNFGATPSTGAKSSQWKFSFEQKLWDFGKTQADISASRSDASKKNIALEEKVQTVLRSGANAYVELVAAYTVLENTKSIEQRVKDQTSSEMQRLSAGGGLRKDVLQSEAALSRAKEKRLKAELKLSRALNEYRRWFNVVPENLASLKPVQITAEIPAMEDMLSGLTSSNLTLKKSAKNVEKAKYDLKSTRSDGYFPELKLTGSYTFQNDMGGTAGADEDTSFLVEMDMPFNLGLAAVHDVNSARSALVAQQETLDNAQDKVEKVLRNVYQKLITHQELVSRYEESVRLNEHFLMLARKERKLGGGRLSSLLDILNAERKVIDANSDLQESKAEVAMAKIELLEIVGQLTPDLFTH from the coding sequence ATGCTTTTCAAACGTTTTGTTAAACACGCTGTCGTCGTCGGCGTCGCATCAGCCTCTATGGTTGGGGTGGCGCAGGCCAACGATCTGCCTGAGCTTTTACGCGGGCTGATCCAAACCAATGCGGAAGTTAAGGCCGCAGCCGCCAACCGAGATGGTGCTCAGAGTGATCTGCGTTCATCCAAGGGAGACTGGTTCCCCACCGTCACACTGAACGGTAAAATGGGCCATGAAGGTACGAACTTCGGTGCTACACCGAGTACGGGCGCCAAATCCAGTCAGTGGAAGTTCAGCTTTGAACAGAAGCTGTGGGATTTTGGTAAGACACAAGCAGATATCAGTGCTTCTCGTTCAGATGCAAGTAAGAAGAATATTGCACTGGAAGAGAAAGTGCAGACTGTTCTGCGTAGCGGGGCCAACGCTTATGTAGAGCTGGTCGCGGCTTATACTGTGCTTGAAAATACCAAGTCTATTGAGCAGCGCGTTAAAGATCAGACATCTTCCGAAATGCAGCGTCTTTCTGCTGGCGGTGGCCTGCGTAAAGATGTCTTGCAAAGTGAAGCTGCACTGAGCCGTGCTAAGGAAAAGCGTCTGAAGGCTGAACTTAAACTGTCGCGTGCTCTTAATGAGTACCGTCGCTGGTTTAATGTTGTGCCTGAGAACCTCGCTTCTCTCAAGCCTGTCCAAATCACAGCAGAAATTCCTGCCATGGAAGATATGCTCAGTGGTTTGACCAGCAGCAACTTAACCCTCAAAAAGAGCGCTAAAAATGTAGAGAAGGCCAAATATGACCTTAAATCTACCCGCTCTGATGGTTATTTTCCTGAGCTCAAGCTGACCGGCAGCTATACCTTCCAAAATGACATGGGCGGTACCGCTGGTGCAGATGAGGACACCTCATTCCTAGTTGAAATGGATATGCCATTCAACCTAGGTCTTGCGGCTGTTCATGATGTGAACTCTGCCCGCTCAGCTCTGGTTGCCCAGCAAGAGACGCTGGATAATGCCCAGGACAAAGTGGAAAAAGTTCTGCGCAATGTCTACCAAAAGCTTATTACCCACCAAGAGCTTGTTAGCCGCTATGAAGAGAGTGTGCGTTTGAATGAGCACTTCTTGATGCTGGCCCGCAAAGAGCGGAAGCTTGGTGGTGGTCGCTTAAGCTCTCTTCTCGATATCCTCAATGCCGAGCGTAAAGTGATTGATGCAAATTCGGATTTGCAAGAATCCAAAGCTGAAGTTGCCATGGCAAAAATTGAGTTATTGGAGATTGTGGGGCAACTCACACCAGATCTGTTTACGCACTAA
- the soxZ gene encoding thiosulfate oxidation carrier complex protein SoxZ, giving the protein MAKIGKPKVRGPRKPVAAGSTVEIKTLIKHPMESGFRKNRSTGETVAAHHVAKVEVTYLGNKIISADWTGGVSKNPFYAFKMKATKAGPVEVTWTDNKGESWTGKFNLKVA; this is encoded by the coding sequence ATGGCTAAGATCGGCAAACCCAAGGTTCGTGGTCCCCGTAAGCCCGTAGCAGCTGGCTCTACTGTAGAGATCAAAACCTTGATCAAGCACCCTATGGAATCTGGTTTCCGTAAGAACCGCTCAACTGGTGAAACGGTAGCAGCGCACCATGTGGCTAAGGTAGAAGTAACGTACCTGGGCAACAAAATCATTTCAGCTGACTGGACTGGTGGCGTTTCCAAGAACCCCTTCTATGCTTTTAAAATGAAAGCAACCAAAGCCGGTCCTGTTGAAGTAACCTGGACCGATAATAAGGGTGAGTCCTGGACTGGAAAATTCAACCTGAAAGTCGCTTAA